The sequence CAGGCCCAGCGTGCCCAGGTGCAGCACGTGGTCCGGCGCGCGGCCCTGCGCGGTGAGGGCCTCCAGCACCGTGGCCTCGCCGCCCAGCGCGAGCGACCAGTGGTGCTCGTCGTGCTTCGCGGTGACGGCGGCCGGGGTGATGCGCACCACGTCCTGGCCGGCCTCGCCCAGCTTGAGCGCGAGCCGCGTGCCCAGGCCCTCGTTGGAGTCGTCCGGGAGCAGCAGCCACCAGGTGGCCTTCTTCTCGCTCCAGGCGCCCTGCGGCGACGGCAGCGCGCGCTGCCACGACGGCAGGTAGAACCAGCGGGCCACGGGCTGCTTCTGGTCCGCGGAGGCCCACTCGGAGCGCTCGCCGTCGGCGGCGGTCTCCTTGCGCGGGTCCACCCAGTGCTTCTGACGCTCGAAGGGTGACGTGGGCAGCGCGATGCGGCGGCGCTTCTCCCCGCCCCGGAACGCGTCCCAGTCCGCCTCCACGCCCTCCAGCCACAGCCGGCCCAGCGTGGCCAGCACGTGGTCCAGGTCCGCGACCTGCTCCTTCGGGTGGCGCAGCGAGTTGATCAGCGCGTGCTTCGCGCCCTTGTCCGGGTGCTGCCGCGCCAGGGTGACGAGCGTGTTGCCCGGGCCCACCTCCAGGAGGATGGCGTCGGACTCCTTGAGCAGCTCGCCCACGCCGTCCGCGAAGCGCACCGCGCCGCGCAGGTGCTTCGCCCAGTAGTCGGGGCTCGTGGCCTGCTCGGCCGTGACCCAGGTGCCGGTGACGTTGGACAGGTAGGGCTTCGTCGGCGCCTTCCGGGCCACCTTGCGCACCGCCTCGCGGAAGGCGTCCAGGATGGGGTCCATCATCGCCGAGTGGAACGCGTGCGACGTGTGCAGCCGCGAGGACGCCAGGCCCTGGAGCTTCAGCGTCTCCACGAACGCGTCGATGAGCGGCGTGGGACCGGCGACCACGCACGTGGCCGGGCTGTTCACCGCCGCCACGGACAGCCCTTCCGGCAGCATGGGCGTGACGTGCTCTTCCGGCAGTGACACCGCGAGCATGGAGCCCGCGGGCAAGGACTGCATCAGCCGGCCGCGCGCGGCCACCAGCGCCAGCGCGTCGTCCAGGCTGAAGACGCCCGCGAGGCACGCGGCCACGTACTCACCGATGCTGTGGCCCACCATCGCGTGCGGCGTCACGCCCCACGACTCCCAGAGCTTCGCCAGCGCGTACTCGATGACGAACAGCGCGGGCTGCGTGAGCCCGGTCTGCTTGAGGCGCTCCGACGCCAGCTCGCGCGACCCGGCGGGCGGGTAGAGCACCGTGCGCAGGTCCAGGCCCAGGTGCGGCTTGAGCTTCTCCGAGCAGGTGTCCACCTGCGCGCGGAAGGTGGCTTCCGTCTCGTAAAGCTCGCGGCCCATCTCCACGTACTGCGAGCCCTGTCCGGAGAACATGAACATCACCGGACGGCCGCTGTTCTCCGCGCTGCCGCTGAAGACGCGGCCCGGGGTGCGCTCCGCCAGCGCGGAGGCCAGCTCCGCCGTGGTGCGCGCCACCACCGCGCGGCGCTTGCCGAAGCGCTTGCGCCCCAGTTGGAGCGTGTACGCCACGTCGGCCAGGTCCACGGAGGGGTTCTCGCGCAGGTGCTCGGCCAGCCGGTCCGTGGCGACCTCCAGCGACTTCTCCGTGCGCGCGGACAGCAGCACCACCTGCGCGGGCAGGCGGGCCTTGTCGGTGGCGGGCAGCTCCGGCGCCTCCTCCAGGATGGCGTGCGCGTTGGTGCCGCCCATGCCCAGCGACGTGACGCCCGCGCGGCGCGGCGTCTCACCCCGGGGGAAGTCGCGCAGCTCCGTGTTCACGTAGAACGGGCTGTTGGGGAAGTCGCACGCGGGGTTGGGCGTCTTGAAGTTGAGGCTGGGCGGGATGACCTTGTGGTGCAGCGTGAGGGCCGCCTTGATGAAGCCCACCGCGCCCGCCGCCGAGTCCAGGTGGCCGATGTTGCTCTTCACCGAGCCCAGCGCGCAGAAGTTCTTCTTGTCCGTGCCCTGGCGGAAGGCCTGCGTGAGCGCCGCGACTTCAATCGGGTCGCCGACCTTCGTCGCCGTGCCGTGGGCCTCCACGTAGCCGATGGAGTCCGGATCCACGCCGGCCACCGCCTGCGCCAGCGCGATGACCTCCGCCTGACCCGCGACGGCCGGGGCCATGTAGCTGACCTTCTGCGAGCCGTCGTTGTTCACCGCCGAGCCGCGCACCACCGCGTAGACGGTGTCGCCGTCCTTGAGTGCGTCCGACAGGCGCTTGAGCGCGACCACCGCCGCGCCGTGGCCCGCGACGAAGCCCGCGGCCTCCGCGTCGAAGGTGTGGCAGTGGCCGTCCGGCGCCGTGGTGCCACCCTCGTGGTACAGGTAGCCCGCCTTCTCCGGGAAGTGGATGGACACGCCACCGGCCAGCGCCATGTCGCACTCGAACGACAGGAGGCTCTGGCAGGCGTAGTGGATGCAGGTGAGCGACGTGGAGGACGAGGACTGGACCGTGACGGCCGGGCCCTTGAGGTCCATCCGGTACGCCACTTCGGTCGTGAGGCTGTCCTTGTCGTTGCCGATGGACGCCTGGAGGCTCTCCACCGACGCGACGTGCGCCAGGTGCGAGTACAGGTTGGAGAGCAGGTACGTGTTCATGCTCATGCCGCCGAACACGCCCACGCGGCCGGGCTGGCGCTCCGGGCTGTAGCCGGCGCTCTCCATGGCCTCCCACGCGCATTCCAGGAAGACGCGGTGCTGCGGGTCCATCAGCGCGGCCTCGCGGGGGTTCATCCCGAAGAAGGCCGCGTCGAACTGATCCGTGTCGCCCAGCGTGCCGCGGGCCTTCACGTAGTTGGGTGCGCGGACCATGGCGGGGTCCGCGCCCTCGGCGATGAGCTCCTCGTCGGTGAAGAACGTGATGCTCTCCACGCCGCCGGTGAGGTTCTTCCAGAACTCGGCGATGGTCTTCGCGCCGGGAAGCCGGCCACCCAGGCCGATGACCGCGATGCCATCCACTTCGGGGGTGTCAGTGCTCATGGAGCCGTCCTTCGAAACCTGGGGGTGTGCCTGAAAGTCGTTGGTTACTTGCGGCCGCGCGCCTGCTGACGCTTGGCCTGGGCGGCGCGGCGGCGCTCCGCCTCGTCCTTGATCTTCTGGGAGGCCGCGCCCGAGTCCTCGCCCTTGTTCGCGAGGTGCTGGGCCAGCGCGCTCACCGTGGTGAACTTGAACATGTCCACCAGCGCGAGGTCCGCGCCCAGCTCTTCCTTCAGGCGCCGGTGCGCCTGCGCGATGAGCAGCGAGTTGCCGCCCAGCTCGAAGAAGTTGTCGTTGAGGCCGACGCGCTCCACCTTCAGCACGGCCGCCCAGATGGCCGCCACGCTGCGCTCCACCGCGCTCTGCGGCTGGGCGTAGGCGACGCCGGACGCAAGGCGGGCCCCTTCCGGCGCGGGCAGCGCCTTCGCGTCCACCTTGCCGTTGGGCGACAGGGGCAGCGCGGAGAGCGGCACGTACGCGGACGGCAGCATGTACGGCGGCAGCGCTTCCGCGAGGAAGGTGTTCAGGTCGGAGTGCGTGGGCGCGGGCTCGCCCAGCACCACGTACGCCACCAGCCGCTTGTCCCCGGGCGAGTCCTCGCGCGCCATCAGGAACGCTTCCTTCACGGCGGGGTGGCGGCGCACGGCGGCCTCCACTTCACCCAGCTCGATGCGGAAGCCGCGGATCTTCACCTGATCATCCGCGCGGGACAGGAACGTGAGCACGCCGTCCGGCAGCCAGCGCGCGCGGTCGCCCGTGCGGTACAGGCGCTCGCCCGCATGGAACGGGTCCGCGATGAAGCGCTCGGCGGTCAGCTCCGGACGCTTCCAGTAGCCGCGCGCCACGCCCAGGCCGCCCACGTACAGCTCACCGGCGACGCCCACGGGCAGCAGGTTGCGCTCCGCGTCCAGCACGTACACGTCCGTGTTGATGACGGGCCGGCCGATGGGCACCCACGCGTGGCCCTGCAGGTCCTCCACCGCCATGCGGTGGTAGGTGGAGCACACGGTCGTCTCCGTGAGGCCGTAGCCGTTCACCACCGGCACCGTGGCGAGCAGCTTCTCCACGTCGCTGGCCACCAGCGCCTCTCCGCCGGAGAGCACCAGCTTGAGCGGCGGCAGCTGCTCCAGGCGCGCGTTGAGGCCGGCGATGACCGCGGGCACCGTGCTCACGATGGTGACGGTGTGGCGGGTGATGAGCTGGAAGAGCTTCTCCTGGTCGAGGATCTCATCCTCGGTGGGCAGCACCAGCGCGCCGCCCGTGCACAGGAGCGGGAGGATCTCACCCACGAAGCTGGCGGACGCCACCGACGTGAGCGGCAGCATCCGGTCCGTGGCCGTGGGCGCGTAGGACTCCACGAACGAGCGGACGAGGTTCGCGAGGCCGCCGTGCTCCAGCATCACGCCCTTGGGCTGACCGGTGGAGCCGGAGGTGTAGACGAGGCACGCCAGGTCCCCGGACTGCACCGTCGCGGCGGGCGCGGAGGACAGCGCGCCGTCCAGCGGCTGGTCCACGAAGAGCGTGCGCGCGGTGGTGCCGGCGGGCAGCGAGCGCTGGAGCCAGGACTGCGTGATGATCACCGGCGCGTGCGTGTCGCCCAGGATGAAGGCCACGCGCTCGGAGGGGTAGGCCGGGTCGATGGGCACGTACGCCGCGCCCGCCGCCATCACGGCCAGCACCGACACCAGCGTCTCCACGGAGCGCTCCAGGCAGATGCCCACGATGTCGCCCGGCTTCACGCCCGCGCCGCGCAGCCACGCGGCCAGTTGTCCCGCGCGCGCGTCCAGCTCGCGGTAGGTGAGCTGCGCGTCCTTGAAGAGGACCGCGACGTTATCGGGCGTGCGGGCCACCTGCGCCGCGAAGAGCGCGGGCAGCATGTCCTTCTGCGTGAGCGGCACGCGCGGGCCCTTCCAGGTCTCCAGCAGCTGACGCTGTTCAGCCTGCGTGAGCAGCGGCAGCCCCGCGAGCGCGCGGCCCGGCTGCGCGGCGATGCCGGACAGCAGCGTGGCCAGGTGCCCGGCCATGCGCTCGATGGTGCCGGCCTCGAAGAGGTCGGTGTTGTACTCGAAGGAGGCCACAAGCTCGCCGTCCGCCTCGCCCATGGTGAGCGTGAGGTCGAACTGCGCGCCGCCGTGCGACAGGACCAGCGACTCGATGGGCAGGCCCGCCACCGTGGACTTCGCGCCCGGGATGTCCAGGGCGAAGGGCGTGAGGCCGCGCTCGTCCAGCTTGGAGGCGCGCTGGTAGACGAACATCACCTGGAACAGCGGCGAGCGGCTCTGGTCACGCACCGGCTGCAGCCGGTCCACCAGCGCGCTGAACGGGTAGTCCTGATGCTCCAGCGCGCCCAGCATCGTCTGGCGCGTCTGGGCCAGGTAGTCCGTGAAGGACAGGGTGGGGGCGGGGCGCGTGCGGACCACCAGCGGGTTGACGAAGTAGCCCGTGATGCCCGCCAGCTCCGCGCGTCCGCGGCCCGCGCTCACCACGCCCAGCGTGAAGTCCTGCTGGCCGGTGTAGCGGTGCAGCAGCACCTGGAACGCCGTCTGGAGCACCATGTTCGGCGTGGCGCCGTGGTCGCGCGCCAGCGTCTTCACCGCGCTCGCGACGGTCGCGTCCAGCCGGGTGGTGTGCACGCGGCCGTTGAAGGTCTGCGCCGGGGGACGCGGGTGGTCCGTGGGCAGGTCCAGCACCGGCACCGTGCCGGACAGCTGCTCACGCCAGTACTTCTCCAGCGCCTGGCCGCGAGCCCCCGTCAGCATCTCCGCCTGCCAGCGCGCGTAATCCGCGTAGGTGCGCGCGGGCTGCGCCAGCGACGGCCGCTTGCCCAGCTTCAGCGCCGGGTAGAGCGCGTCCAGCTCCTCCGCCATCACCGCCAGCGACCAGAAGTCGGTGACGATGTGGTGCATCGCGATGAGCAGCGCGTGGTCCTCGGCGGACCGCGACACCAGCCGCACGCGCAAGAGCGGCCCCTTCTCCAGGTCGAACGGGCGGCGGGCCTCCGCGGACAGGTGCTCCGCCACCTGCGCGTCGCTCCAGCCCTTCGCGTCCGTGGTGGAGAAGTCCAGCGGCAGCTCCGCGTGCACGCGCTGCACGGGGCCCGTGGCCGCCATGACGAACGTGGTGCGCAGGGCGGGGTGGCGGGCCACCAGCGCCTCGAAGGCGCCCTTCAGCGCGTTGGCGTCCAGCCCCGCGCGCACGCGCACCGCGACGGGCACGTGGTAGGCCGCGCTGTCCGGCGCCAGTTGGTGCATGAACCACAGCGCCTGCTGACCCCCGGAGAGGGGCGCGTCACCCGTGGCGGACGTCACGGCCACCGCGCTGGAGGCCTGCTGGGACGGAGGCGCCGACATCAGCGTCACGACGACTTCCGCCAGCTTCGACAGCGACACGCCCTGGAGCACATCGGACAGCGGCAGGTCGATGCCCAGGCCCGCGTCCACGGCGCTCTTGAAGTCCACCGCCATCAGCGAGTCCACGCCGTAGGCGTGCAGCGGCTTGTTCGCGTCCACCTGCGCGGTGGGCAGCCGCAGCACCTGCGCGGCCTGCTCCTGGAGGAACACCGCCACCATGGCCCGGCGCGCGGTCGTGTCCGTCACCACCGCCAGCATCTTCCGCAGCATGCTGGTGTCCGGGCCCACGGGCGCGGGCGCGGCGGTCTCGGGCGCGGCGGCCGTCGAGGTCTTCACGGGCTCGGGCGCCTGGACCGGCGCGGCGGCGAGGACGCTCTTGTGCAGCGCCTCCAGCGTGTCCGCGACGTACTCCGCGCGGGTGGCGAAGCGCTGGATCTTCCCGCTGGACGTCTTCGGGATGGCGCCCGGCCCGAGCAGCACCACGCCCTGGGCCTGCAGGTCGTGTCCGGCCGCGACGGCCTGCCGGATGCCCTGCGCCAGCGCGTCCAGGTCCACGCCGTCGCGCTCCACCGCGCGGCGGTCCACCTCGGTCACGACGATGAGGCGCTCCTCGTCGTCCTGCTCGATGGAGAACGCCGCCGTGCAGCCGGGGCGGATGGCGGGGTGGCTGGACTCCACCGTGCGCTCGATGTCCTGCGGGTAGTGGTTGCGCCCGCGGATGATGATCAGGTCCTTCAGGCGGCCCGTGACGAACAGCTCGCCGTCCGCGAGGAAGCCCAGGTCGCCCGTGCGCAGGAACGGCGTCGGGTCACCCGTGCCCGCGAGCGGCTGCTGGAACGTGTTCCGCGTCTGCTCGTCGCGGCCCCAGTAACCCTGCGCGATGCTGGGCCCCGCGACGCGGATTTCGCCCACCTGGCCCGCCGGCAGGGGCGCGCCCGTCTCCGGATGCGCGATGACCAGCTTCTGGTCGGTGAGGTTGCGGCCGGAGCCCACCAGCGTCTGGGCGCCGGGCGTCGCCGCCTCCTTCGCCACCACGCGGTTGTCCTTCAGCGCGCCCGCGTCCACGGTGCGCTGCACCGGCAGCTCGCGCTTGTCACCGCCAGAGGCGATGAGCGTGCCCTCCGCGAGGCCGTAGCACGGATAGATGGCCTCCGAGCGGAAGCCCTGCGGACCGAAGGCCTCCGCGAAGCGCCGGAGCGTGTCCGGCATGATGGGCTCCGCGCCGTTGAAGGCCAGGTCCCAGCGGCTCAGGTCCAGTTGCGCGCGCTCCTCCGGCGTGGACTTGCGCACGCACAGGTCGAACGCGAAGTTGGGCCCGCCGCTCGTCGTCGCCTTGTAGCGGGAGATGGCCTCCAGCCAGCGCATGGGGCGCTTGAGGAAGTCCACCGGCGAGAACAGCGTCACCGGGAAGCCGCCGTACAGGGGCTGCAGGATGCCGCCGATGAGGCCCATGTCGTGGTACGGCGGCAGCCAGATGACGCCCTGGCTGTCCGGCGAGTGCCCGAAGCACGAGTGGATCAGCTTCGAGTTGTGCAGCAGGTTGCCGTGCGTCAGCACCACGCCCTTGGGCGACGACGTGGAGCCGGACGTGTACTGGAGGAACACCCGCGTGTCCGTGGCCACGCCGGGGTCCTTCCAGCCTTCGGCGACCTCCGCGTCCAGCGTGTCCGTGGCGATCCAGTGCAGCTCCCGCAGCTCCGGCGCCTGCTCGAAGAGCATCTCCCCCATGCCGTAGATGAAGTCGGTGGTGAGGGCGATGGTGGCCTGCGCGTCCTGGCTGATGGCCAGCAGGCGCGGCAGCGTGCGCGCCAGACGCATGGGGTCGGGCGGATAGATGGGGACCGCGATGACGCCCGCGTACAGACAGCCGAAGAACCCGGCGATGTAGTCCAGCCCGGGCGGATACAGCAGAAGGGCCCGCTGCCCCTGCGCCCCACGCGCCTGGAGCGCCGCCGCGATGGCGCGGGCCTTCTGATCCAGCTCCGCGTACGTCAGGTGCGCTTCGTCCGTCTCCCCATCCAGCAGGAACGTAAAGCCGCGACGGCTGCCCTGGGTGCTCGCGCGGACGCGCAGCAATTCAACCAGAGTGGAAAACGCAAAGTCGGGGGCCGGGGAAGAACCGGGCAGGGTTCCAGTGGGCATGAACGCGACTCCTGGGAGGCGGGGGTGTTCCGTGCACGGGGAGCACGGAGACGCGGATTCAGGGGCCGGGGGGAAGCTGTCGCCCGGCGAGACAGGGTTTCAAGAGGTCAGTCGCAAGCAGCACCCGCCGTGAAGGCGCGTTGTCTCGCGCATGTATCGTCTGGCGCGCGCGCGAGCAATCCCCCCCCACCCACATTGGAGCCTTGCCGAGCGCCGGGCACGGCGGGGGCTCGTGAATCAAGAGCGGAGCAGGGTGCGAATTTCATGGTGACGGAATTCGGAGAGCGTCGGGGCCGCGAGTCACTTCATCGCGCGAACGGAGGAACATTCAAACGACCCCCAAGGTCGGAAACCCGGGGACCTCCTCCGTTCACCGGATACTGCGCGCGATGCCCGTGTAAACGTGACACATCGGATCGTGTGACGGGAACACGCTGAGTGTATGGGTCCATTGCCCTGACCGGCTTCCCGTGGCCGTGACGTCGCAGGAACGTCGCTTGTGTCTGTGAATTGCTGGTGAGAATGGGATTCCTTGGATTCGTCTGGAGAGTGTTTCCGGAGGATACGGGGCAGGTCCGACACGGCCCCTGCGCGTGTGTGTCGTGAGGGGCGGGTGCGAGCGCTGCGACAAATGACCGCAGCGGCTGCTTCCGGGGACGCTGCTATCCGGGCGGCTCCCTCCTTCCTGGAGCCACCTGATGAAGCCTTTCCTGGGGCCGCTGTGCGTCGTCGCGGGTTCGCTGTTGTCCTCCACGGCCTTCGCGCACGCGACGGTGGCGGGGGCCACGCCTCCCCATGCCGGCGCGACCTTCGAGGCGGACTTCACGGTGAGCCACGGCTGTGATGGCGCGGACACGTACAGGATGCGCGTCCAGATTCCCGAGGGCGTGACGGGCGTGCGCCCGGTGGACTCCGTCTTCGGCAAGGCCGAGGTGGAGAAGGACGCCAACGGCAACGTGACGGCGGTGACGTGGACGCGGCCCACGGGCGAGGTGAAGGCAGCGGACACGCACTTCTTCCACCTGGGGCTGCGGATGAAGCTGCCCGCGAAGCCGTTCACCTCGGTGTTCTTCCCCACGACGCAGACGTGCCGCACGCCGGCGGGCGTGGAGACGGTGGTGGAGTGGTCCAACACGGCCGGGGGCGAGCACAGCCACGACGGCGACGCGGGCACGGCGCCAGCGGAGAACCCGGCTCCGTCGCTGTACCTGCTGCCCTCGCGGCTGCCGGGTTGGAACCAGTACACGGTGCAGGAGCACGTGCACGACCTGACCGTGTTCAAGGACGCGCTCATCGTCTGGTCCGGGTCACAGGCGTACAGCTTCAACCCGGTGACGCAGGCGCTCATCGAGAAGGAACAGGGTGTCACCGCGCTCACGCAGATCCACCCGGGCACGGTCATCTGGGTGAAGTACTAGGCACGGGAGACAGCGACCATGCGCCACTGGCTCATCATGTTGTGTGTCGGCGTCCTCGCCGGCTGTTCGGACAAGCCCGTCACGCCCGAGCCCTCGGGGCAGACCGACGCGGGCACCATCGTGGAGGACGCGGGCACGGCCTCCGGTGTCGAGCGGCCGGGAGCGCTGGAGCGTCCGCCGCTGGAGCGCCTGCCGGACGACCTCAAGCCGCCGTCGCGGTAGCGCTTGCTTCAGCGGGAGTGGCGTTCCGCGACGCGGTAGAGCTGGGTGAGGGAGTGGTCCAGCAGGGACTGGGTGGACCGCATGTAGCGGTGGGCGCGGGCGAAGGGGAGCCACACGCGGTCACCGACGCGGACCTGGGCTTCCATCCACTGCTTGCGTGGGAGCCACTGTCCACCCAGGTGTTTGACCAGCACCTCGCCCAGGTAGGCCCCCACGGCGGGGACCGCGATGGCATCGACATTGTGCCGCTCGAAAGTGTCCGGGAAGGTCTCCTTCCAGAAGTGGAAGTCGATGTCCGTGAGCGACTCGGGGGACATCTTGAGGACGGAGGGCACGGGCGTGTGGAGCAGTGCGATGAGGCGTTCCGCGAGGTGCGCGTACTGCTCGAGGGCTGCTTTCGGGTCGGCCACGTCTGGAGGGAGGGCGGAGTGCACCGGGAGCCATTCTTCCGGCTCCGGAGGGACGTAAGCGTTGAGCTCGGCGATGCGCCGTTGTTGTTGGCCCAGGGACGCGTATTCGGGCAGGCGCGAGAGCAGCGCGGCGATGTCTGGAGTGAAGCGGGGTTCGACGGGTGCGAGGGTCGCGCTCCGTTCACGGAGGGTGGCCATCACGGTGTAGAAGTCCAGGTCCGGCCGGAGGTGGACCCACGCGCGGGCCTGGGCAACGCGCGCGGGTTCGCTGGCGAAGTCCGCGGCGGTGGGCCAGGTGACGAGGAGGAAGGAGCCGTCGGGGAGTTCTTCGACACGGTGGGCGGGCGTGGAGCGCATGCGCTCGCGGCCCACGGTCTCCACGAGCTTCGCGCCGAAGACGTTGAGCCAGTACACGGCGTAGATCTGGTCGAAGCCGTCCCGGAAGGTCGTCTCGTTGTCTCGGCCAAAAGAGGGAAAGTCTGCCAGTTCCTTGTCAGCGAGGCTGTGGGCCGAGGCATGGGTGACGGGGTAGTGGATGGCCCAGGCTCGGACCATTTCGACGAACGACTGGCAACGGGCTTCATCCGCGAACAGGTCAAGCGGCCTCACGTTGCCCCAGATTCGCAGGCTTGGAGGAAGGGGGGGAAACCGGAGCCGGAGCGACATGTCCAACGCGGTGCCCGTCGAGTGATAGAGGCCCACGGAAGTACTTTTTTCCTGGAGTGATTCCGTCAGGCCCTTGATGACCGCCTCACGTGTGTACTTGCGACGTCGCCGTCCCTTGACGACTTCGGGCATCCACGCCCCAGCACCTGACTCAAGTGCTTGGAGAAAGGGCGCCAGTTCTTTCTCGAGGTCACCAGGCGTATTGCAGGCGCCATTGAACGAGAGGAGAAGGTGGTCCTCTATTCCCAACTCATGATGCTCTTGCGTGGTCATTGGAATCGGACCTCCACGCCGTGGACGCTCTCAGCAACTTCCTCCAAGGCGTTCTTCAGGATTGCCGCACCCCTTGGCTTGAAGTCGCCACCCTCGTAGATGAGGCGCACTCGACGAATTCGTGCTGGTCCTTCGAGCCCAGGTCTGCGGACGTTCACGGTTTCGCCGTAATAACGAAGAGCGGCACGCGCGTCCGCACTCATCTGGGCCGTCAAGGCCTGCTGATTGAGTTGACGCAGGTCGCGGCTCTTGAAGCTAAGGGTCTCCATGCGAGGCGGTTGTCCTGACGGTGGCTTCGTTTCGACGACCAGCACGTCCGCGAAGCGCAGGTCCGCCTTCGTCATTCCAACGTGCGTTTCAATTCGAGGCTGTTCGAAGTCCTTGAGCCACTGGCGCTGTGCGCGGGGTAGGGCCGCGTCTGCTCGGAGACGGGCGACCATGGTCCTCTCGAACATGAGGCCTCGGACGAACAGGCCGCGCAGGTCCAGGTAGCCTTCCCACTTCAGTGGCCCCTTCGCCTGCTTGCCCTGTTCCAGTTCCGCGAGCCGGGCCTCCCGGTAGCTCACGTACTCGGTCCAGAGTGGGTGGCTTTCGGCTCCCGGCGGCGCATCCCGTTCCGGCGGATGTTCCTTGAGGAAGGACACCTCGCGGGGCAGACGTGGACCCGTGGCTTCCCACTCCACCTGTGCGAGCCGCGCCTCCAGGACCTCCGGTGGCACTCCCGCGAAGTCCTTCGATAGCGCGGCGGTGCCTCCATTTCTTCCGGCGCCCGGGCGGTCACGGCTTGCCTCCGCCAGCAGGGCCTGTGCCTTCGCCGCGTTGCCTCGCGCTTCGTAGAGCGCCAGTGCTCCTGCTTCTCCCCACTCGGCCGCGAGGAGGGCTCCTTCCCGGCTCGCGCGGAGCTGGCGCAACAGTTCTCGCGTGGCATTCACGCCGAGCTGATCTTCGAGACGCTCCACCGCCGCCTTGAGGGCCTCCACGTCGAAGGCGGGCCGTTCGCGAAGGGCCCGCGCGCCTTTGCCTCCGGCGTACAGCGCCACCATGAGCGCGGCCGGTACCAGCTCTCGCGTGGCCTGTTCGTACCGGCCCTTCGTCAGCGACGCCGCGCCCTGCGCCGTTCCGGCGAGCAGATGGAAGAAGCCCATCGGGACGCCGAACGTCAGATGATCAAAGCCGCCCAGCACCACATTGCCCGGCGAGTAGTGCCCCGCCATCAGGGCCCGCTCCACCGCGTCGAGCGCTTCCTGATACGGCGGAGGCAATTGGGGCCCGCTTCTTCGTGAAGTCCACGTAGTGGGCGCCCGCGCTCACCTCGGTACTGGAGAGCG is a genomic window of Corallococcus macrosporus containing:
- a CDS encoding type I polyketide synthase; the encoded protein is MSTDTPEVDGIAVIGLGGRLPGAKTIAEFWKNLTGGVESITFFTDEELIAEGADPAMVRAPNYVKARGTLGDTDQFDAAFFGMNPREAALMDPQHRVFLECAWEAMESAGYSPERQPGRVGVFGGMSMNTYLLSNLYSHLAHVASVESLQASIGNDKDSLTTEVAYRMDLKGPAVTVQSSSSTSLTCIHYACQSLLSFECDMALAGGVSIHFPEKAGYLYHEGGTTAPDGHCHTFDAEAAGFVAGHGAAVVALKRLSDALKDGDTVYAVVRGSAVNNDGSQKVSYMAPAVAGQAEVIALAQAVAGVDPDSIGYVEAHGTATKVGDPIEVAALTQAFRQGTDKKNFCALGSVKSNIGHLDSAAGAVGFIKAALTLHHKVIPPSLNFKTPNPACDFPNSPFYVNTELRDFPRGETPRRAGVTSLGMGGTNAHAILEEAPELPATDKARLPAQVVLLSARTEKSLEVATDRLAEHLRENPSVDLADVAYTLQLGRKRFGKRRAVVARTTAELASALAERTPGRVFSGSAENSGRPVMFMFSGQGSQYVEMGRELYETEATFRAQVDTCSEKLKPHLGLDLRTVLYPPAGSRELASERLKQTGLTQPALFVIEYALAKLWESWGVTPHAMVGHSIGEYVAACLAGVFSLDDALALVAARGRLMQSLPAGSMLAVSLPEEHVTPMLPEGLSVAAVNSPATCVVAGPTPLIDAFVETLKLQGLASSRLHTSHAFHSAMMDPILDAFREAVRKVARKAPTKPYLSNVTGTWVTAEQATSPDYWAKHLRGAVRFADGVGELLKESDAILLEVGPGNTLVTLARQHPDKGAKHALINSLRHPKEQVADLDHVLATLGRLWLEGVEADWDAFRGGEKRRRIALPTSPFERQKHWVDPRKETAADGERSEWASADQKQPVARWFYLPSWQRALPSPQGAWSEKKATWWLLLPDDSNEGLGTRLALKLGEAGQDVVRITPAAVTAKHDEHHWSLALGGEATVLEALTAQGRAPDHVLHLGTLGLGDAHGEADFEAALGKGFLGLLSLAQALGRQPGTRPVSLVAVTNRMQALGDEAPNPELATVLGPVRVIPQEYGHLSAKAVDVRLPASGSWQETALVESLLSEAATPSKLETVVAYRGGARWVQHFEHVPADAPRAAQLPLRDGGVYLLIGGFGTLGFSHAKSLAKRAKAKLVLAGRTALPERSQWDAHLTAHGEDDAVSRRIRQVRELEALGAQVHVTAVDAGNKVQVKAAVDAALTHFGTLNGVVFAAGDVGQALFRAIPDTRPEDVRDTFHGRVRGLYALEEAVRGRSLDFCVLSSSLAAVLGGLGLASYSAATSFMDAFATKQAQTSPVPWMSVGWDAWQYESRAGGAQSPFGALAITSAEGEDAFEQLFQLGAVSHVAVSTSNLRARARKWAQPAASQEKAEAKQEAGSSLGTTPRPTLQNAYVPPRDALEEKIAHLWQTTLGIDQVGVHDNFFELGGNSLVGVKLIARVREQFGVALPAVTLYEGPTVGALAKLLKAASGTEDTEPAPEETEALSRGERRRARRANRQGDAASDEE